A window of Perognathus longimembris pacificus isolate PPM17 chromosome 6, ASM2315922v1, whole genome shotgun sequence contains these coding sequences:
- the LOC125353254 gene encoding LOW QUALITY PROTEIN: 40S ribosomal protein S25-like (The sequence of the model RefSeq protein was modified relative to this genomic sequence to represent the inferred CDS: inserted 1 base in 1 codon; substituted 1 base at 1 genomic stop codon), which produces MLPKDNKKKDTRKLTKKDKSPVKKXGXAKRKKWSKDKVRDKLNNLILFDKTTYNSLLREVPNYKLTNPAVVSESLKILGSWVRAALQVLLSRQLIKEVSKHRTQIIYTRNIKCGDAATVGKDA; this is translated from the exons ATGCTGCCCAAGGATAACAAGAAGAAAGATACCAGGAAGTTGACCAAGAAAGACAAGAGCCCAGTAAAGAAGTGAG AGGCCAAGAGAAAGAAGTGGTCCAAAGACAAAGTTCGGGACAAGCTCAACAA cctcaTCCTTTTTGACAAAACCACTTACAACTCACTTTTAAGGGAAGTTCCCAACTATAAGCTCACAAACCCTGCTGTGGTTTCTGAGAGCCTGAAGATTCTTGGCTCCTGGGTCAGGGCAGCCCTTCAGGTGCTGCTTAGTAGACAACTTATCAAAGAAGTTTCGAAGCACAGAACTCAAATAATTTACACTAGAAATATTAAATGTGGAGATGCTGCCACTGTTGGTAAAGATGCATGA